The Ancylothrix sp. D3o genome window below encodes:
- a CDS encoding WD40 repeat domain-containing protein, with the protein MTNSLLLNILILSIFNHYTLKQLIDRKNENMSKEINDIKSRLNSQSEQERLAALSETLKYGQEGLSLFIEHSLKDSSERIKQSAYWILQGDTSNLTQAFQKNSKIRSTDTITCLAISADNSILVGGSWQKIWIWNLKTGEVLHHLEGHTHWVLDVAITPNQQTLVSASADTTLKIWDLETGKLINTLNGHSSWVNAVCITQDGKKIVSGSADKTIKIWDLKLQKGEAETLKSPQDLGHVLSLCISPDNKVIASGSTNNKIVLWDLEQRKFICSVEGHRDWINEVKFLSDRTTLMSGSRDGVLKHWRLSYKRSSNDINFIKILLGLLDIVATALTIYTLSIAWFISLLFWLVRFIGGAAVISSNENRDTPSNIQILEDIKSYKDNQRIHTLLFNGNKNILVVGYPHSIELLDFITPHRIIYILPEQSSLITSVVVNNSGKNIIFAGKDWVTLLDWEKRNMPYAIKGCSYPRLSKIIIPEVYSTIFCGESKKFTVEGLDQNNKKINIESKDIIWQAGGGQIQDGLFNAGQEAGNFNIEVKVGFLKNSIPITLIEPLQLKQLIFTSLPSKLEFGESWHFEVKGLDQYGNDFALPNILWWVSSGRIDNQGNFCAGYQEEEVIVTASVGLFHIKELIKIVETSRLTAIQIAPPLVTLQPGQKQQFCIKAFNQRYEQITAPSIKWSAINNRIDKNGIFSSQKCDKGRFQVSATVESLTVKAQVIIPCVVEKIKINCQPEILRPEEEVKFTVTAWDQADDIVEVKNVEWTATEGGSINNQGVFKSHYTKGEVVVTAKVGNISDTANIFIIPIVAKLKIEPNFCKIKPGEKFNFTLKGWDQAGDPIKIKKIQWSTTEGGSISSEGVFQGSCTKQQVTVTAQVGDITATANVRLIPILRRLEIYPKICQLQTRIKEQGCEEQFYVIGFDYSGEKIDLNEAYLVAKESGSLEGEFYQGELFWETTGGKIDQDGKLIIEPNYKGNIQVTARVEYLTAIAEVSIPAVLHKIEISNKALILKPEEEFQFTVRGWDQAGDVIGIKNVEWTTTKGGSINSQGIFRGGYAKRQVIVTVQVGNISDTANVTIIPVLRKLEVWPTFVYLRANEQQKFVVKGFDQFGKEIEPGRIHWETTKGKISQDGTLSVAYSEQGYLQVTATSVFTQKHSQKVRTLFLYTALVSRLISWFISYETLIDDLVGIVSSAESEEQFDNVEIQQSLIDINVQTIELQTIEQISDFIQPEERLVVEIIRETSNLIETEENLVVETSNLVQPEEALNLETIEEAANFIQPEEALNLENVEEAANFIQDQERLVVETSNVIQSGEGLNLVVIETTTNIIDPVEELGINSLDFYTALEGWLVQKIRKLIAHCFLSVSRLFLNEAMSNLSAYADVFVLAVEYNPYKYFECLKVLSDHSNFVSSLVITPDGQKLISGSWDSSIKIWNLSTGQVLDTLEAHTNDVECLAIAPNGQTLVSGGWDETINIWDLNTSQLLCSLGCPQKVTVVAITPDGQKLVTGETHNLIKVWDLKNQTILKEVRNSLDTYNHPCWWHKYIVITPNGKKIISAVESIIIYDLETGEIVNNLRPKIKTVYSLAITADGTKLISGHNKEIKIWDLNAKSPKILLTLKSLARKVWDLVVMPDERIFISCGILAENDLENDLENDLENDLEESDPISIIEFWDLNTGEKIHCIEDYDDNVIYRLAISPDGKQIITGYKGGLIKIWGIPELN; encoded by the coding sequence TTGACAAATAGTCTCCTGCTAAATATACTTATTTTAAGTATATTTAATCACTATACTCTAAAACAACTTATTGATAGAAAAAATGAAAATATGTCTAAAGAAATTAATGATATAAAATCTCGGTTAAATAGTCAGAGTGAGCAAGAAAGGCTGGCGGCTTTATCAGAAACTCTAAAATATGGCCAAGAAGGTTTGAGCTTATTCATTGAACACTCTCTCAAAGATTCATCTGAAAGAATCAAACAATCAGCATACTGGATTTTGCAGGGAGATACTTCTAATTTAACGCAAGCTTTCCAAAAAAATTCAAAAATTAGGTCTACAGATACAATTACTTGCTTAGCCATAAGTGCTGATAATAGTATTCTTGTTGGCGGGAGTTGGCAAAAAATTTGGATATGGAATTTAAAAACAGGAGAAGTCCTTCATCATTTAGAAGGCCACACTCATTGGGTTTTAGATGTTGCCATTACCCCTAATCAACAAACTTTAGTTAGCGCAAGTGCAGATACTACACTAAAAATATGGGATTTAGAAACAGGTAAGCTTATTAATACACTAAATGGACATTCTAGCTGGGTCAACGCTGTTTGTATAACCCAAGACGGCAAAAAAATTGTTAGCGGGAGTGCTGATAAAACTATTAAAATATGGGATTTAAAGTTACAAAAGGGGGAAGCAGAAACTCTTAAATCTCCCCAAGACCTAGGCCATGTCTTAAGCTTATGTATTAGCCCGGATAATAAGGTGATAGCTAGTGGTAGCACTAATAACAAGATCGTTTTGTGGGATTTAGAACAACGTAAATTTATTTGTAGCGTTGAAGGACATAGGGATTGGATTAACGAAGTTAAATTTCTTTCAGACCGTACAACTTTAATGAGTGGGAGCAGAGATGGCGTTCTAAAACATTGGAGGTTAAGTTATAAACGCTCCTCAAATGATATTAATTTTATTAAAATTTTATTAGGTTTACTAGACATAGTTGCCACTGCTTTAACTATCTATACTTTATCAATAGCATGGTTTATATCTCTTTTATTTTGGCTCGTTAGATTTATTGGGGGCGCGGCTGTTATTTCTTCTAATGAAAATAGAGATACTCCTTCTAATATTCAAATATTGGAAGATATTAAAAGTTATAAAGATAACCAACGAATCCACACTCTGCTTTTTAATGGTAATAAAAATATATTAGTCGTCGGTTATCCCCACAGTATTGAGTTATTGGATTTTATAACTCCTCATAGAATTATATATATTCTACCAGAGCAATCTAGCTTGATTACTTCCGTTGTTGTTAATAATAGTGGAAAAAATATTATTTTTGCTGGCAAAGATTGGGTGACTTTGTTAGATTGGGAAAAAAGGAATATGCCTTATGCTATTAAAGGATGCTCATATCCAAGATTAAGTAAGATTATTATTCCGGAAGTTTATTCAACAATCTTTTGTGGGGAATCTAAAAAATTTACTGTAGAAGGTTTAGATCAAAATAATAAAAAAATAAACATTGAAAGTAAAGATATTATCTGGCAAGCAGGTGGAGGTCAAATTCAAGATGGTTTATTCAATGCTGGCCAAGAAGCCGGAAATTTTAATATTGAAGTAAAAGTAGGCTTTTTGAAAAACTCCATACCCATTACTCTTATTGAACCACTTCAGCTAAAACAACTTATTTTCACCTCATTGCCAAGCAAATTAGAGTTTGGAGAAAGTTGGCACTTTGAAGTAAAGGGCTTAGATCAATATGGAAACGATTTCGCTCTACCAAATATTTTATGGTGGGTAAGCAGTGGAAGAATTGACAATCAGGGCAACTTTTGTGCAGGGTATCAAGAAGAAGAGGTTATTGTTACAGCAAGTGTAGGTTTATTTCATATTAAAGAACTAATAAAAATTGTTGAAACTTCTCGTTTAACAGCAATACAGATTGCACCACCATTAGTAACTTTACAACCAGGGCAAAAGCAACAGTTTTGTATAAAGGCTTTTAATCAGCGATATGAACAGATTACTGCTCCCAGTATAAAATGGAGTGCTATAAACAACAGAATTGATAAAAATGGTATTTTTTCTTCTCAAAAATGCGATAAAGGCAGGTTTCAAGTAAGTGCAACAGTAGAAAGCTTAACAGTCAAAGCACAAGTTATTATTCCCTGTGTTGTAGAAAAAATCAAAATAAATTGTCAACCAGAAATACTTAGACCCGAAGAAGAGGTTAAATTTACCGTAACGGCATGGGATCAAGCAGATGATATTGTAGAAGTAAAAAATGTTGAATGGACGGCTACAGAAGGTGGGTCAATTAATAACCAGGGTGTTTTTAAAAGCCATTACACAAAAGGAGAAGTTGTTGTAACTGCCAAAGTTGGAAACATTAGCGATACAGCTAATATCTTCATTATCCCTATAGTGGCAAAATTAAAAATTGAGCCGAACTTTTGTAAAATAAAACCAGGAGAAAAGTTTAACTTTACTTTAAAGGGATGGGATCAAGCAGGTGATCCCATAAAAATCAAAAAAATTCAATGGTCAACCACAGAAGGCGGCTCAATTAGCAGCGAAGGCGTTTTTCAAGGGAGTTGCACAAAGCAACAAGTTACGGTGACTGCACAGGTTGGGGATATTACAGCTACAGCTAATGTTAGACTTATTCCTATACTCAGAAGATTGGAAATTTATCCAAAAATTTGTCAGCTTCAAACCCGCATAAAGGAACAAGGCTGTGAGGAACAATTTTATGTAATAGGCTTTGATTACTCTGGGGAAAAGATCGATTTAAATGAAGCTTATTTGGTAGCAAAAGAAAGCGGTTCACTAGAGGGCGAATTTTACCAAGGTGAGTTATTTTGGGAAACAACCGGAGGCAAGATAGATCAAGATGGGAAATTAATTATTGAGCCAAACTACAAAGGTAATATCCAAGTAACTGCAAGGGTAGAATATTTAACTGCAATAGCAGAAGTGAGCATTCCTGCCGTCCTACACAAAATAGAAATAAGTAATAAGGCACTAATACTTAAACCAGAAGAAGAGTTTCAATTTACTGTAAGGGGATGGGATCAAGCAGGTGATGTTATAGGAATAAAGAATGTTGAATGGACAACTACAAAGGGTGGTTCCATTAACAGCCAGGGTATTTTTAGAGGCGGTTACGCAAAGCGACAAGTTATTGTAACTGTACAGGTTGGAAATATTAGCGATACAGCTAATGTTACCATTATCCCTGTATTGAGAAAACTAGAAGTTTGGCCAACCTTTGTTTATCTAAGAGCTAATGAGCAGCAAAAATTTGTAGTAAAAGGCTTTGATCAATTCGGGAAAGAAATTGAGCCAGGACGTATTCATTGGGAAACGACTAAAGGGAAAATTTCACAAGATGGGACGTTAAGTGTTGCTTATAGTGAACAAGGTTATCTTCAAGTAACTGCAACATCTGTTTTTACTCAAAAGCATAGCCAGAAGGTAAGAACGCTATTTTTATATACGGCCCTTGTTAGTAGATTAATCTCTTGGTTTATTTCTTATGAAACTCTAATTGATGATTTAGTTGGGATTGTTAGTTCAGCCGAGAGTGAAGAACAATTTGACAATGTAGAAATCCAGCAATCACTTATAGACATAAATGTACAAACAATCGAGCTACAAACTATAGAACAGATTAGCGATTTTATACAACCTGAAGAAAGGCTAGTAGTAGAAATTATTAGAGAAACCAGTAATCTTATAGAAACCGAAGAAAACCTAGTCGTAGAAACCAGTAATCTTGTACAACCTGAAGAAGCATTAAATTTAGAAACCATTGAAGAGGCAGCTAATTTCATACAACCTGAAGAAGCCCTAAATTTAGAAAACGTTGAAGAAGCAGCTAATTTTATACAAGATCAAGAAAGGCTAGTCGTAGAAACAAGTAATGTCATACAATCGGGAGAGGGACTAAATTTAGTAGTTATTGAAACGACAACTAATATTATAGATCCTGTAGAAGAATTGGGAATAAATTCATTAGATTTTTATACGGCTTTAGAAGGATGGTTAGTTCAAAAAATACGAAAACTGATAGCTCATTGTTTTCTATCTGTTAGTCGTTTATTTCTCAATGAAGCAATGTCTAACTTGAGTGCTTATGCGGATGTCTTTGTTTTAGCGGTTGAGTATAATCCTTATAAATATTTTGAATGTCTTAAAGTTCTCTCTGATCATTCAAACTTTGTTAGTTCTTTAGTTATTACACCAGATGGACAAAAGCTTATTAGCGGTAGCTGGGACAGCAGTATCAAAATCTGGAATTTAAGTACAGGCCAGGTACTTGATACGTTAGAGGCTCATACAAACGATGTAGAGTGTCTTGCTATTGCTCCAAATGGACAGACGCTTGTTAGTGGTGGTTGGGATGAAACCATTAACATTTGGGATTTAAACACTAGCCAGTTGCTATGCTCTTTAGGCTGTCCGCAGAAAGTGACCGTAGTAGCCATTACTCCTGATGGACAAAAACTTGTAACTGGAGAAACGCATAATCTTATTAAAGTTTGGGATTTAAAAAATCAAACAATTTTAAAGGAGGTGAGAAATTCTTTAGATACTTATAATCACCCTTGTTGGTGGCATAAGTATATTGTTATTACCCCCAATGGTAAAAAAATAATTTCTGCTGTAGAGAGTATAATTATTTATGATTTAGAAACGGGAGAAATAGTTAACAACTTAAGGCCGAAGATAAAAACGGTTTATTCGTTAGCTATAACAGCAGATGGGACAAAGCTCATTAGTGGCCATAATAAAGAAATTAAAATTTGGGATTTAAATGCAAAATCTCCAAAAATTTTATTGACTTTGAAAAGTTTGGCGCGGAAAGTTTGGGATTTAGTAGTTATGCCAGATGAGCGGATATTTATATCCTGTGGGATTTTAGCGGAAAATGACTTAGAAAATGACTTAGAAAATGACTTAGAAAATGACTTAGAAGAAAGCGATCCTATTTCTATAATTGAATTCTGGGATTTAAATACGGGAGAAAAAATTCATTGCATAGAAGATTATGATGATAATGTAATTTATCGTCTTGCCATAAGCCCCGATGGGAAACAAATTATTACTGGCTATAAAGGAGGACTCATAAAAATTTGGGGGATACCAGAATTAAACTAA